A window of Haloarcula marismortui ATCC 43049 genomic DNA:
GGCCAAAGCAGCGGCTCAGAGGTCGTTGAGAAATTAGAGAATATGATATTCAAGAACTATCCGAACATCTGGCGCATCATCGGATGCATCTCCATGAGCTGCTCTTCGGCGATCTCCTCGTACAGCTTGTACGTGATGGAGACTGTCAGCAGCAGTCCGGTACCGGAGACGCCGCCGATGGTACCCAGCATGTTGGCCATCACTGCGAGCAGCCCGACCAAGGCACCACCGATAACAGTCACTTGCGGGATGTACCGCTCAAGGACCTTCTCGATGACGCCGACGTTCTGTCGGAAGCCGGGGATCTGCATCCCGGAGTTGTGGATCTGCTTGGCCGTCGCTTCCGGACCCATGTCGGTGGTCTCGACCCAGAACACGGCGAAGACTGCGCCGCCGACCAGCATGACGAACAGGTCGATGCCGACGCGGGTCAGGATCTGCCAGACTGGCTGGGCCGTGCCTTCAAGCCACCACATCCAGTCGCCACGGCTCTGGATTGGGGCAAGGAAGTAGAACAGGCCGCCGGTCGGCTGGCCGTTGGCGTACGTGCCGAGGAACGCCGGCATCGAACCCAGCTGGGCGTTCAGGATCCGGCCCAGGAACTGGATGTTCGCCTGAAGCGCCCGGACGAGGATCATCGGCAGGACGCTCGCGTAGATGAGCTTGACCGGGAATCGGCCACGGGCTCCTTTCACGCGGGCGTTCGACAGCGGGATCTCGACACGGACCGATTCGGCGTAGACGACCACTGCGAAGATGAGGACCGTTGTGAACAGCCCCAGCAGTTCGCCTTGGAGCAACACGGTCTGGAGGCCATCAGCGGCCAACACTGGCCCGGTGCCGCGCTCGCCGGTGATGAACAGGTACCAGGTGTAGATGATGCCCTCGCTGTTCCCGAGGAACGGGGCCGTCAAGAGGCCACCGACAAGCCGTTGGCTCACGCCGGCGACAATGAACAGGCCGATACCGGAGCCAACGCCCCATTTGGAGATGACCTCGTCCATGAACAGGATGAGGACACCGCCGACGAACATCTGGGCGAAGATGAGCCACTGGACACCGGCCGTGCCGATACCCAGTGAGTTCGCGACCGCCGTGTCAGCCGGCAGGAACCCACCAGCGAACACCATCGGGAGCCCGGTGAGACAGATCATCACGAGTACCAGCAGCTTCTGGAGCCCCTGATAGAGGATCTGGTCACGCGGGTCGTCTTGGGTGTTCAGCCCGAGCAGGTCCGCCCCACCGAGGAGCTGTAACACGATGGACGCCGTGACGATCGGACCGATACCCAGCTGCATGATGCTCCCCTGGCCAGAGGCCAGAATCGACGAGAAGCGCCCGAACACCTGCTGGCTGGCGTCGATGTCCAGCCCGAACAGCTTCACGTTCGTCAGGAAGAAATACAGCAGGAGCACGCCACCTGTCCAAGTGAGCTTGCGCTTGAACGGGACGTGTCCTTCCGGCCGCTGGACTGCGGGCATCCGGACAAGCAGTGGTTCGGCGGTGTCCTTCCAGCTCATCGTTCGTTATTCCTCGTCCGCGTCCGCGTCTTCGGTTTCTTCGGCCTCGGCCTGGCGCTCCTCGCCGAGGTCGGTCAGTTCGACACTCCCGCCTGCGCCCTCAACCTTCTCGCGAGCGCCCTCGGAGAAGTCGTCGGCGATGAGCGTGAGTTCGTGGCGCACTTGGCCCGCACCGAGTACCTTCACGTAATCGGCGTCGTCGGCCTCTTCGACCACATCACGGACATCGACGCGGAAGCCACCGTCTTCGACTTCGGCGACGTCATCGGCGGCCAGCAGCGTGACGTTCTCGTCGATCTCGCGAACGTCGATGGTTGCGGCCTCTTCCTGCACCTTCTGCGGGCGCTTGAAGCCACTCTTGCCGAGCGGCTCGTGGTTGTGGAACTCGTGCTTGTCACGGCCTGCGTCACCGCGACCACCGCGGTGACCGGCACCACGTCGGTTCTTGTGTGAGCCGCCGCCGTGCGTGCGTGAGCCGCGCTGTCGTTTCTTTTTACTCGTCATTATCGCATCGCCTCCAGGAGGTCGTCGATTCCCTCGGTGTCGTGTTTCCCGAGCTGCCCGCCCTCCTTGACGGGGTGTTTGACGCCGTCGTGGCCGCCACGGGGCGGGTGGAGACGGAGCGTCGGGGACAGACCCTGCTCGCGCAGCGTCGTCTCCTCGGAGAGGAGCGCGAACGCGAGCCCGGAGATATCGTCGTAATCCGTGTGCTCGGCGACCCACTCGTCGTCGACGTCGGCGTCGCCTTCGAGCGGCTCAGCGCGCGTCGCCAGAACCGTCTCCAGCGTCTCCTGGCTCGGCTCGCCAAAGGCGACGAAGTCGTTGACCTTCGCCACCATGCCGCGGTAGGCGTCCGTCTCAGGGACGAGCGTGCAGTGGTTCACGTGGTGGATGTTGAGCATCTCCAGCGTGTCCTGGATGTCAGTGTGCATATTGACTTCGCCACGGAGCTGGACGAGTGCGTGCATCACTCGATCACCTCTCGTTTCTCGAAGGTTCGTTCGGGGACACGCGCCTCGGCCGTGTTCTGCAGGGCGTTGAACGTCGCCTTTGCGAAGTTGACCGTCGTGCGCGTGTTCCCGCTACTGCGTGTCCAGATATCCTCGATACCGGCGAGTTCGAGCACCTTGCGGACGGTCTCTCCGCCCGCGAGGCCCAGCCCTCGCGGGGCCGGCTGCAGCTCAACCTCGACGCTCCCGGCCTTGCCCTCGGTGCGCAGCGCGACCGTGTGCGGACGGCCACAGCCACACTCCCAGGACCCGCAGCCGCGGGAGACATCGATGATGTTCAGCTTCGCGATGTCGATGGCTTTCTGGATGGCACCGCCGACCTGGTCGTCGCGCCCTTCGGCG
This region includes:
- a CDS encoding 30S ribosomal protein S5, which codes for MSANNGWEPRTRLGKQVVEGEIDSMQEALNSGLPLKESEVVDQLVPDLEDEVLDINMVQRMTDSGRRVKFRCVVAVGNRDGLIGYAEGRDDQVGGAIQKAIDIAKLNIIDVSRGCGSWECGCGRPHTVALRTEGKAGSVEVELQPAPRGLGLAGGETVRKVLELAGIEDIWTRSSGNTRTTVNFAKATFNALQNTAEARVPERTFEKREVIE
- the secY gene encoding preprotein translocase subunit SecY yields the protein MSWKDTAEPLLVRMPAVQRPEGHVPFKRKLTWTGGVLLLYFFLTNVKLFGLDIDASQQVFGRFSSILASGQGSIMQLGIGPIVTASIVLQLLGGADLLGLNTQDDPRDQILYQGLQKLLVLVMICLTGLPMVFAGGFLPADTAVANSLGIGTAGVQWLIFAQMFVGGVLILFMDEVISKWGVGSGIGLFIVAGVSQRLVGGLLTAPFLGNSEGIIYTWYLFITGERGTGPVLAADGLQTVLLQGELLGLFTTVLIFAVVVYAESVRVEIPLSNARVKGARGRFPVKLIYASVLPMILVRALQANIQFLGRILNAQLGSMPAFLGTYANGQPTGGLFYFLAPIQSRGDWMWWLEGTAQPVWQILTRVGIDLFVMLVGGAVFAVFWVETTDMGPEATAKQIHNSGMQIPGFRQNVGVIEKVLERYIPQVTVIGGALVGLLAVMANMLGTIGGVSGTGLLLTVSITYKLYEEIAEEQLMEMHPMMRQMFG
- the rpmD gene encoding 50S ribosomal protein L30, which codes for MHALVQLRGEVNMHTDIQDTLEMLNIHHVNHCTLVPETDAYRGMVAKVNDFVAFGEPSQETLETVLATRAEPLEGDADVDDEWVAEHTDYDDISGLAFALLSEETTLREQGLSPTLRLHPPRGGHDGVKHPVKEGGQLGKHDTEGIDDLLEAMR
- a CDS encoding uL15m family ribosomal protein, which gives rise to MTSKKKRQRGSRTHGGGSHKNRRGAGHRGGRGDAGRDKHEFHNHEPLGKSGFKRPQKVQEEAATIDVREIDENVTLLAADDVAEVEDGGFRVDVRDVVEEADDADYVKVLGAGQVRHELTLIADDFSEGAREKVEGAGGSVELTDLGEERQAEAEETEDADADEE